One part of the Bacillota bacterium genome encodes these proteins:
- a CDS encoding phosphotransferase gives MITHPTLTGILLHSDQELASLLGAGILCRNTIHEWPLSCVQKVTLDNGKQLIYKSQLPPTVEPAFYEQAESALLPGHQLMGRFGDCDTMIIDWIDAPLLRDQGLNSHQLIEHGKRITAQIGDIVGDLPVYLDIGSERAWLEVAGSTMEKLSALITDGRFHFSNSDVLGNLQHWIRSDQVLETISCNPRVIHGDLKADQVFLLDDEYRIIDWQRPYIAPPEVDLVSLLVDLHIEPCHIVKQSVIDIFWFLRLHWAIEAQFTLFPERRWPIFNGWAEEAISHIL, from the coding sequence ATGATCACCCATCCAACTCTTACGGGCATACTTCTGCATTCCGATCAGGAACTAGCCAGTTTACTTGGGGCCGGCATTCTATGTCGGAACACCATCCACGAATGGCCGTTATCCTGTGTGCAGAAGGTGACCCTCGATAATGGAAAGCAACTAATTTACAAATCACAGCTTCCTCCAACCGTTGAGCCTGCTTTCTATGAGCAGGCGGAATCAGCACTGCTGCCCGGGCACCAACTGATGGGGAGATTTGGAGATTGCGATACGATGATCATCGATTGGATTGACGCTCCGCTGCTCAGGGATCAAGGGTTGAATTCCCATCAACTAATAGAGCATGGGAAACGGATAACAGCCCAGATCGGCGACATAGTTGGGGACCTACCGGTCTACCTGGATATTGGCTCAGAAAGGGCCTGGCTAGAAGTAGCGGGAAGTACGATGGAAAAGCTGAGTGCCCTGATCACCGATGGTCGTTTCCATTTCTCCAATAGCGATGTTCTTGGAAACTTGCAGCACTGGATCAGATCGGATCAAGTCTTGGAGACCATCAGCTGCAATCCCCGTGTTATTCACGGCGATCTCAAGGCTGATCAGGTTTTCTTGCTAGATGATGAATATCGGATTATCGACTGGCAACGGCCCTATATAGCACCACCGGAAGTGGACCTAGTTTCGCTGCTTGTTGATCTGCACATTGAACCCTGCCATATCGTCAAGCAATCGGTAATCGATATCTTTTGGTTCTTGCGTCTCCATTGGGCCATTGAAGC